From Microcebus murinus isolate Inina unplaced genomic scaffold, M.murinus_Inina_mat1.0 scaf001_hap2_Mmur4.0, whole genome shotgun sequence, the proteins below share one genomic window:
- the NBDY gene encoding negative regulator of P-body association isoform X1: MGGAAWRQGQRRVSMSRNGFFACPGFRSPKDNRRCGGIANHYCAEWDCVTTNDGEWKWQVEPRLVEMSYVQPCTRDRYAEDCNLIRVKFTEEGKRDKRWITGLSWGICLYRRPYLCSLMYIKLKVTLLPVAVGPNQVLHPRPVTVWPGPVAPRTPSNTGIPQTQPTGTGSPRGSLSNEEPTDPLWKMLTAAYETLNRTNPNATKACWLCYDVRPPFYEAVGLATYFNLSSEDSPKTCQWDRRGPGLTLQSVLGKGTCLGTVPPSHAQLCAEGNRTVDRSEGTKWVIPGPSGWWICSQTGLTPCLSLSIFNGSKDYCIMVLVFPKIIYHTEETMYEGIVGRRVTNLIFERKREPITAITLATLFGLGAIGAGTGISSLAMQQRGFHSLRAAVDEDIARIEESISHLEKSLTSLSEVVLQNRRGLDLVFLQQGGLCAALREECCFYADHTGVVRESMARVREGLARCKREHEQQAGWFESWFNSSPWLTTLISTLLDPLIILLLVLTFGPCLVNRLATFVKERINTVQLLVLQQQYQQLQSRDIELEHLRDLEDEQECSSAT; encoded by the coding sequence ATGGGGGGAGCAGCGTGGAGGCAGGGCCAAAGGCGAGTGTCCATGAGCAGAAATGGTTTCTTTGCATGCCCGGGGTTCCGATCCCCAAAAGACAACCGCCGTTGCGGAGGAATTGCTAATCATTATTGTGCTGAATGGGACTGTGTAACCACAAATGACGGGGAGTGGAAATGGCAGGTGGAACCTCGCCTTGTTGAAatgtcctatgtccaaccttgTACCAGAGACAGGTATGCTGAGGACTGTAACCTAATAAGGGTAAAATttacagaggaaggaaagagagataaGCGGTGGATAACAGGACTCTCGTGGGGGATATGCCTCTACCGTAGACCATACCTTTGCTCACTGATGTATATCAAACTTAAGGTTACCCTGCTCCCAGTAGCAGTAGGACCCAACCAGGTACTACATCCACGGCCAGTCACTGTCTGGCCCGGACCTGTGGCACCCCGTACCCCCTCCAACACAGGGATTCCCCAAACACAACCGACTGGCACAGGCAGTCCCCGAGGCTCATTGTCCAATGAGGAGCCTACAGATCCCCTATGGAAAATGCTGACAGCAGCATACGAGACACTAAACCGTACAAATCCCAATGCCACAAAGGCCTGTTGGTTGTGCTATGATGTAAGGCCCCCCTTTTATGAGGCGGTGGGGTTGGCCACTTATTTTAACCTCTCTTCAGAAGACTCCCCTAAAACGTGTCAATGGGACCGTAGGGGCCCTGGACTCACCCTCCAGTCGGTTCTTGGCAAAGGTACCTGTCTAGGAACGGTGCCTCCCAGCCATGCACAACTCTGTGCCGAGGGTAACAGGACAGTAGATCGATCTGAAGGGACAAAGTGGGTCATTCCTGGGCCAAGTGGATGGTGGATTTGCTCCCAAACCGGTCTGACCCCTTGCCTTAGTCTATCCATTTTcaatgggtctaaagattactgtataatggtgttagtgttcccaaaaataatataccacactgaagagacaatgtatgagggcatagtagggcgaagagtcactaacctaatatttgaaagaaaaagagagcccatcacagccataaccctggctactctttttggcttaggagcGATAGGAGCAGGAACTGGTATCTCTTCTCtagcaatgcagcaaagagggtttcatagcctgagggcagctgttgatgaagatatagCAAGAATAGAAGAGTCGATCTCGCACCTAGagaagtcactaacctccctatccgaggtagtgctccagaaccggagggggttagatctagtgttcctccagcaaggaggactgtgtgctgccctcagagaagaatgttgtttctatgcagaccatacgggagttgttagagaatctatggcTAGGGTCAGAGAAGGACTCGCCCGCTGCAAACGAGAACACGAACAGCAAGCAGgctggtttgagtcctggtttaaTAGTTCCCCTTGGTTAACTACGTTGATATCTACCCTACTAGACCCACTCATTATATTACTCTTAGTCCTCACGTTTGGGCCTTGTCTAGTTAATAGACTGGCGACATTTGtaaaagaacggataaacactgtccaactactagtattgcaacaacaatatcagcagctacaGTCAAGGgatatagaactagagcacctaagagaccttgaggatgagcaggagtgctcgtctgctacctag